One window of Opisthocomus hoazin isolate bOpiHoa1 chromosome 15, bOpiHoa1.hap1, whole genome shotgun sequence genomic DNA carries:
- the SOX8 gene encoding transcription factor SOX-8, which yields MLNMTEEHDKALEAPCSPAGTTSSMSHVDSDSDSPLSPAGSEGLGCAPAPPPRPPGSAPLGAKVDAAEVDERFPACIRDAVSQVLKGYDWSLVPMPVRGNGSLKAKPHVKRPMNAFMVWAQAARRKLADQYPHLHNAELSKTLGKLWRLLSENEKRPFVEEAERLRVQHKKDHPDYKYQPRRRKSVKAGQSDSDSGAELSHHAGTQIYKADSGLGGMADSHHHGDHAGQTHGPPTPPTTPKTDLHHGGKQELKHEGRRLVESGRQNIDFSNVDISELSSEVINNMETFDVHEFDQYLPLNGHAAMPADHGPNAAAGSYGASYSHSAAGTGGTNQVWTHKSPASASPSSADSGQQRPHIKTEQLSPSHYSDQSHGSPAHSDYGSYSAQACATTASTATAAASFSSSQCDYTDLQSSNYYNPYPGYPSSIYQYPYFHSSRRPYATPILNGLSIPPAHSPTANWDQPVYTTLTRP from the exons ATGCTCAACATGACCGAGGAGCACGACAAAGCGCTGGAGGCTCCGTGCAGCCCCGCGGGCACCACCAGCTCCATGTCCCACGTCGACTCGGACTCGGACTCGCCGCTCTCCCCCGCCGGCTCCGAGGGTCTGGGCTgcgcccccgcacccccccctcgcccgcccggctccgctccGCTGGGCGCCAAGGTGGACGCGGCCGAGGTGGACGAGCGCTTTCCCGCCTGCATCCGCGACGCCGTCTCGCAGGTGCTGAAGGGCTACGACTGGAGCCTGGTGCCCATGCCCGTCCGCGGCAACGGATCGCTCAAGGCCAAGCCGCACGTCAAGCGGCCCATGAACGCCTTCATGGTGTGGGCGCAGGCCGCCCGCAGGAAGCTGGCCGACCAATACCCGCATCTGCACAACGCCGAGCTCAGCAAGACCCTGGGCAAGCTCTGGCG TCTGTTAAGTGAAAACGAGAAGCGTCCCTTTGTGGAAGAAGCCGAGCGGCTCAGGGTCCAGCACAAAAAGGATCACCCGGATTATAAATACCAGCCACGGCGGAGGAAAAGCGTAAAAGCCGGGCAGAGCGACTCCGACTCCGGAGCCGAGCTCAGCCACCACGCCGGCACGCAGATCTACAAAGCGGACAGCGGGCTGGGAGGCATGGCTGATTCCCACCATCACGGCGACCACGCAG GCCAGACCCACGGgccacccaccccacccaccaCCCCCAAAACCGACCTCCACCACGGTGGCAAGCAGGAGCTGAAGCACGAGGGCCGCCGCCTCGTGGAGAGCGGCCGCCAGAACATCGACTTCAGCAACGTGGACATCTCGGAGCTGAGCAGCGAGGTCATCAACAACATGGAGACCTTCGACGTGCACGAGTTCGACCAGTACCTGCCGCTCAACGGCCACGCCGCCATGCCGGCCGACCACGGCCCTAACGCCGCTGCCGGCTCCTACGGCGCGTCCTACTCGCACTCGGCCGCGGGCACCGGCGGCACCAACCAGGTCTGGACTCACAAAAGCCCGGCCTCGGCGTCGCCGTCGTCCGCCGACTCGGGCCAGCAAAGGCCGCACATCAAAACGGAGCAGCTGAGCCCCAGCCACTACAGCGACCAGTCCCACGGGTCCCCCGCGCACTCCGACTACGGCTCCTACAGCGCCCAGGCTTGTGCCACCACCGCCTCCACCGCCACGGCCGCCgcctccttctccagctcccagtGCGACTACACGGACCTCCAGAGCTCCAACTACTACAACCCCTACCCCGGCTACCCCTCCAGCATTTACCAGTATCCCTATTTCCACTCCTCCCGCCGTCCCTACGCGACGCCCATCCTCAACGGCTTGTCCATCCCGCCGGCCCACAGCCCCACCGCTAACTGGGACCAGCCGGTCTATACGACCCTGACGAGGCCTTAA